Proteins encoded in a region of the Roseateles sp. SL47 genome:
- a CDS encoding lytic transglycosylase domain-containing protein, translated as MSSHPPAALITPTMSHCFEWASQRYGMSALLLQAIAQQESGLNPKALNRNSNGSTDVGLMQINTSWLPTLARHGIRPADLWDPCTNIMVGAWILGSNLVRMGPTVAALGAYNARDPVKRERYARQVLQRLGRFDPSLRPPPQPPYSR; from the coding sequence GTGTCCTCCCATCCCCCGGCTGCCCTGATCACCCCCACCATGTCCCACTGCTTCGAGTGGGCCTCTCAACGCTACGGCATGTCCGCGCTGTTGCTCCAGGCCATTGCCCAGCAGGAATCCGGACTGAATCCCAAGGCCCTCAACCGGAATAGCAATGGCTCGACCGATGTGGGGCTGATGCAGATCAACACGAGCTGGCTACCCACCTTGGCCCGGCATGGCATCCGTCCTGCCGATCTCTGGGACCCTTGCACCAACATCATGGTGGGCGCCTGGATCCTCGGCAGCAATCTGGTGCGGATGGGCCCCACGGTGGCCGCCCTGGGGGCTTACAACGCCCGTGACCCGGTCAAACGGGAGCGTTATGCCCGTCAGGTGCTGCAACGCTTGGGCCGGTTTGACCCCTCGCTGCGCCCCCCCCCGCAGCCCCCCTACAGCCGTTGA
- a CDS encoding GspE/PulE family protein has product MTTPVSDSDALPRAVPLVPQVPRVPQVPHVPRGDSAPAPPATASAPPSDVPTATAAASIGAAGSALPAAGPSRHITDYAQLPPYDRVLSVVSDNVMAGREERQVRVSRDKESRLMALALPAQRFLVLSTEEELRSPDWYHVVQAGKRLGFEFTGFYTAPPEIFELISYRTQRRDVGGETESESARAIETMVANSSPLEWFRTIVHRCVIAGASDLHLELRGDIGRARVRLDGLMRTLGSFPARIVMDGISAAYTVLAEENSRSEVAFNGGVPQGAMIPLDLPDMRLTLRYQSHPAVGGMDVVMRILRSNNAAHLQQLTLDRLGYTPWQVERLHDALSSSWGGIFVAGITGSGKTTTLNTMLAYLAREGTRKLITIEDPVEYELAGASHLSIQRGSLMPEAGANPFHGAMLSFLRMDPDVGLFGEIRDSLSANMAQVAIQTGHKILSTVHATSALGVISRLNSHIVGLQRDDLCSPEFISALVYQVLVPLNCEHCKVAAREVMSAEALAVYQQGFGIAPDQIFCASDTGCPHCRKPLIDYSTGQRNGTRGMKVGAEVIVPDLRLLELLHQRRDLDAKRYWRSRQVTPFTDPDMDGKEAWGHVLYDISQGRVDPFYFERTFGRASLLAKSLLQDH; this is encoded by the coding sequence ATGACAACGCCGGTGTCCGATTCGGATGCACTTCCGCGGGCAGTACCGCTGGTGCCGCAAGTCCCGCGCGTACCGCAAGTGCCGCACGTACCGCGCGGAGACTCAGCTCCTGCTCCGCCTGCCACCGCAAGCGCACCACCATCCGACGTCCCGACCGCCACGGCCGCCGCATCCATTGGCGCGGCCGGCAGCGCATTGCCTGCGGCAGGCCCGTCCCGCCACATCACCGACTACGCCCAGTTGCCGCCTTACGACCGGGTGCTGTCGGTGGTGTCTGACAACGTCATGGCCGGCAGGGAGGAGCGCCAGGTGCGCGTCTCCCGCGACAAGGAAAGCCGCCTGATGGCACTGGCCCTGCCCGCCCAGCGCTTTCTTGTGCTCTCCACTGAAGAGGAACTCCGCAGCCCGGACTGGTACCACGTGGTGCAGGCCGGCAAGCGGCTCGGTTTCGAATTCACCGGCTTCTACACCGCCCCGCCGGAGATCTTCGAGCTGATTTCCTACCGCACCCAGCGGCGGGACGTCGGTGGCGAGACCGAGAGCGAAAGCGCCCGGGCCATCGAGACCATGGTGGCCAACTCATCGCCGCTGGAGTGGTTTCGCACCATCGTCCACCGCTGCGTGATTGCCGGCGCAAGTGATCTGCACCTGGAACTGCGCGGGGATATCGGCCGGGCGCGGGTTCGGCTGGACGGCCTGATGCGCACCCTCGGCAGCTTCCCGGCCCGTATCGTGATGGATGGCATCTCTGCCGCCTACACCGTGCTGGCCGAGGAAAACTCTCGCAGCGAAGTGGCCTTCAACGGCGGCGTTCCGCAGGGTGCCATGATCCCGCTGGACCTGCCGGACATGCGGCTGACCCTGCGTTATCAGAGCCATCCGGCCGTTGGTGGCATGGACGTGGTGATGCGCATCCTGCGCTCCAACAATGCCGCCCATCTGCAGCAACTGACCCTGGACCGTCTGGGTTACACCCCCTGGCAGGTGGAGCGACTGCATGACGCCCTGAGTTCCTCCTGGGGCGGGATCTTCGTTGCCGGCATCACCGGCTCCGGCAAGACCACCACGCTCAACACCATGCTGGCCTACCTGGCTCGCGAAGGCACACGCAAGCTGATCACCATCGAAGACCCGGTGGAGTACGAGTTGGCCGGCGCATCCCATCTCTCCATCCAGCGGGGTTCGCTGATGCCAGAAGCCGGTGCCAACCCCTTCCACGGCGCCATGCTGTCCTTTCTGCGCATGGACCCGGACGTGGGCCTGTTCGGCGAGATCCGCGATTCGCTGTCCGCCAACATGGCCCAGGTCGCCATCCAGACCGGGCACAAAATCCTCTCGACCGTGCATGCGACCTCTGCCCTGGGCGTGATCAGCCGCTTGAATTCCCACATCGTGGGCCTTCAGCGGGACGACCTCTGCAGCCCGGAGTTCATTTCCGCCTTGGTCTATCAGGTCCTGGTGCCCCTCAATTGTGAGCACTGCAAGGTGGCGGCCCGTGAGGTGATGTCGGCGGAAGCACTGGCGGTGTACCAGCAAGGTTTCGGGATCGCGCCCGACCAGATTTTTTGCGCCAGCGACACCGGCTGCCCGCACTGCCGCAAACCGCTCATCGACTACAGCACCGGCCAACGCAACGGTACCCGCGGCATGAAGGTGGGTGCAGAGGTCATCGTGCCCGACCTGCGCTTGCTGGAACTGCTGCACCAACGGCGAGACCTTGACGCCAAGCGCTACTGGCGCAGCCGGCAGGTGACTCCCTTTACCGACCCCGACATGGACGGCAAGGAAGCCTGGGGGCATGTGCTCTATGACATTTCTCAAGGCCGCGTCGATCCCTTCTATTTCGAACGAACCTTTGGCCGGGCATCCCTACTGGCCAAGTCCTTGCTCCAAGATCATTGA